A single region of the Sorghum bicolor cultivar BTx623 chromosome 9, Sorghum_bicolor_NCBIv3, whole genome shotgun sequence genome encodes:
- the LOC8072703 gene encoding protein NSP-INTERACTING KINASE 1, producing MAVDKVRSSASAAAVMGLVVAAAALLSPPAPGSFNDEVNTLVEIKRALNDPSGALRAWDPEVIAAGDELCDWPMVVCNLKGQVFRLDLSNQNLSGTLSPAIGNLRSMRNLLLCNNSISGAIPDTLGQIVHLETVDLSNNHFTGSIPSTLGGLAHLQHLKLNNNRLSGHIPDSLATASMLSRLDLSFNNLSGHLPIFGASIVSLQGNPLLNPTVEEPHDFPTPKQANSEENSDVLDEREGHILGILAVCLSIACAVTTVITVVAVVCRCRHRHEQAGAVDDVSSAISLTDSGLSQYSISSLFILP from the exons ATGGCAGTGGACAAGGTTAGGAGTAGTGCTAGTGCGGCGGCCGTGATGGGCCTGGTggtagcggcggcggcgcttctTTCCCCGCCGGCGCCCGGGAGCTTCAACGACGAAG TGAACACTCTGGTGGAGATCAAAAGGGCGCTGAATGACCCGAGCGGAGCTCTCCGCGCCTGGGACCCGGAGGTGATagccgccggcgacgagctgTGTGACTGGCCCATGGTCGTCTGCAACTTGAAGGGCCAAGTTTTCAGGCT GGATCTTTCGAACCAAAATCTCTCTGGTACATTGTCGCCGGCGATCGGGAACCTTAGGTCAATGAGAAATCT ATTATTATGCAACAATTCAATATCTGGCGCTATCCCTGACACACTAGGCCAGATAGTGCATTTGGAAACTGTTGATCTCTCAAATAATCACTTCACTGGAAGCATCCCAAGTACGCTGGGTGGTCTGGCGCACCTCCAGCATTT GAAACTGAACAACAACAGGTTATCTGGGCATATACCTGATTCACTAGCCACTGCTAGCATGCTCTCAAGACT GGATCTCTCCTTTAACAACCTCAGCGGCCATCTGCCCATTTTTGGCGCAAGTATTGTCAG CTTGCAGGGTAATCCATTGCTAAATCCCACTGTAGAAGAGCCACATGATTTTCCCACACCAAAGCAGGCGAATAGTGAAG AAAATTCAGATGTCTTGGATGAAAGAGAAGGCCATATCCTTGGTATCCTTGCAGTATGTCTATCAATTGCTTGCGCAGTGACTACCGTGATTACTGTAGTTGCTGTGGTATGTCGCTGTCGCCATCGACATGAGCAGGCCGGCGCAGTTGATG ATGTTTCATCGGCTATAAGTCTTACTGACTCTGGTTTATCTCAGTACTCTATTTCTTCCTTGTTTATCCTTCCATAG